From the Leptolyngbya sp. O-77 genome, one window contains:
- a CDS encoding TetR/AcrR family transcriptional regulator, with the protein MTALPSDVPLPDIPSGIMRRQPKQARSQERVSQILNAAEALFIEQGYEQTTTRAIATRAQVPVGSLYQFFPDKAAILKALADRYMQQEYELFASLHAAVSEPMPLADYVDRVVEAFDHFMTHQPGYRAVFEQVLGLMTAGAIAEMDTYEARIVDDLADFLGRLRPGLDAAQRRAIALVVVESVGNLLWLSLKADAPFRTRLIAETKRLMTHYLASYLGETIGEAG; encoded by the coding sequence ATGACTGCCCTCCCGTCCGATGTGCCCCTGCCAGATATCCCGTCTGGCATCATGCGCCGCCAGCCCAAGCAGGCCCGCAGCCAGGAGCGGGTCAGCCAAATTTTGAACGCGGCTGAGGCGCTGTTTATCGAGCAGGGCTATGAACAAACCACCACCAGGGCGATCGCCACTCGTGCCCAGGTTCCGGTCGGGTCGCTCTATCAGTTCTTTCCCGACAAAGCGGCGATTTTGAAGGCACTGGCCGATCGCTACATGCAGCAAGAATACGAACTCTTTGCCAGCCTCCATGCTGCCGTGTCAGAACCCATGCCCCTGGCGGATTATGTCGATCGCGTGGTGGAAGCGTTCGACCATTTCATGACTCACCAGCCAGGCTATCGAGCTGTGTTTGAGCAGGTGCTGGGGCTGATGACGGCGGGGGCGATCGCCGAAATGGACACCTACGAGGCCCGCATTGTAGATGACCTAGCAGACTTTTTGGGGCGGCTACGGCCAGGGCTGGATGCAGCACAGCGGCGGGCAATCGCCCTGGTGGTGGTAGAGTCCGTCGGCAATTTGCTGTGGCTCTCGCTCAAGGCCGATGCACCCTTTCGCACTCGCCTGATTGCTGAAACCAAGCGCCTGATGACCCACTATCTCGCCAGCTATTTGGGCGAAACGATTGGCGAAGCAGGATAA
- a CDS encoding ATP-binding protein, with product MTFAQHCFSALQAIGTVKGPGEASTQYVFITADNRYVKVGEFVFYEAIADEGARLQILGKISDRRLIDHLPDRIFADTEISPEAIAALVGFSYANPEIYEVTVEVIGYFHKALGFINPRQAPDPGAKVYLASDECLRQVLNKKQLGDVGAAHLGSLLLRESGAVPVVVDVKELVSTHMAILAGTGSGKSYLAGVLVEELLSPQNRAAVLIFDPHGEYSTLAEMQGHATFAGEDGYAPKVRVLTPDDVRIRVSSLDYYDVLALLPEMSDRQQAILSKAFSLLHSHRKGDYRWTINDLYAAVEQADTATDEDGNTKIGSSAGALQWKLEKLARSPYFHTYEHLSPRDLFQPGQVTVLQMNEISQEEQQVICAAVLRQANHARMNTQKGNLTPDDENYLPYPVFILLEEAHRFAPAHDPSRCKTILRTILSEGRKFGLGVGLITQRPGKLDSDVLSQCMSQFIMRIVNPVDQDSLKYGVEAAGRDLLKELPALTKGQVIVSGACVNTPVLCRVRSRHTTHGGETLDAPALWQQHFQAHQIRAREIEQAPLAARPRPKTARGVSID from the coding sequence ATGACATTTGCACAACACTGCTTTTCTGCGCTTCAAGCGATTGGGACGGTCAAGGGGCCGGGTGAGGCATCGACGCAATACGTGTTCATCACCGCCGACAATCGCTATGTAAAAGTGGGCGAGTTTGTATTTTACGAGGCGATCGCCGATGAGGGTGCAAGGCTGCAAATTTTGGGCAAGATTTCCGACCGCCGCCTGATCGACCATCTGCCCGACCGCATCTTTGCCGACACCGAAATCAGCCCAGAGGCGATCGCCGCGCTAGTCGGCTTTTCCTACGCCAATCCCGAAATTTACGAAGTCACCGTCGAGGTAATTGGCTATTTTCACAAGGCGCTGGGCTTTATTAACCCGCGCCAAGCCCCCGACCCCGGCGCAAAGGTCTATCTTGCCAGCGATGAATGTTTGCGGCAAGTGCTGAACAAAAAGCAGCTTGGCGACGTGGGCGCGGCGCATTTGGGATCGCTGCTGCTGCGCGAGTCGGGGGCAGTGCCCGTGGTGGTGGATGTAAAAGAACTGGTTAGCACCCACATGGCAATTCTGGCGGGCACGGGGTCGGGCAAGTCTTATCTGGCGGGGGTGCTGGTCGAAGAACTGCTGTCGCCGCAAAACCGGGCCGCGGTGCTGATTTTTGACCCCCACGGGGAATACAGCACCCTGGCGGAAATGCAGGGCCATGCGACCTTTGCAGGCGAAGACGGCTATGCGCCCAAGGTGCGGGTGTTGACCCCGGATGATGTGCGGATTCGGGTGTCATCGCTGGATTATTACGACGTGCTGGCGCTGCTGCCGGAGATGAGCGATCGCCAGCAGGCGATTCTCAGCAAGGCGTTTTCGCTGCTGCACAGCCACCGCAAGGGCGACTATCGCTGGACGATCAACGACCTCTATGCCGCCGTGGAACAGGCCGACACCGCCACCGACGAAGACGGCAACACCAAAATCGGCAGCTCCGCCGGGGCGCTGCAATGGAAGCTGGAAAAACTGGCGCGATCGCCCTATTTCCATACCTACGAGCATCTGTCGCCCCGCGACCTGTTCCAACCGGGCCAAGTGACCGTGCTACAAATGAACGAAATCAGCCAGGAAGAACAGCAGGTGATTTGCGCCGCCGTGCTGCGGCAGGCCAACCACGCCCGCATGAACACTCAAAAAGGCAACCTCACGCCCGATGACGAAAATTATCTGCCCTACCCGGTTTTCATCCTGCTGGAAGAGGCGCACCGCTTTGCCCCGGCCCACGACCCCTCCCGCTGCAAAACCATTTTGCGGACGATCCTCAGCGAGGGGCGCAAGTTTGGATTGGGGGTGGGGCTGATTACGCAGCGGCCAGGCAAGCTGGATTCCGATGTGCTGTCGCAGTGCATGAGCCAGTTCATTATGCGGATTGTCAACCCGGTGGATCAGGACAGCCTGAAATATGGCGTGGAGGCGGCGGGGCGCGACCTGCTGAAGGAATTGCCCGCCCTGACGAAGGGCCAGGTGATCGTGTCGGGAGCCTGCGTCAATACGCCCGTGCTGTGTCGTGTGCGATCGCGCCACACGACGCACGGCGGCGAAACCCTAGACGCACCCGCCCTCTGGCAGCAGCACTTCCAGGCTCACCAGATCCGCGCCCGCGAAATCGAGCAAGCGCCACTGGCCGCCCGCCCCCGCCCCAAGACCGCGCGCGGCGTGAGTATTGATTAG
- a CDS encoding GAF domain-containing protein, giving the protein MAKRFPLSQHDDAPTTASFESASPSDSRSDPFGNRLDAAPDWLQIVVDSASSEVALGQLLTVLAQRLGASACAVGILSRSQGLTQAFYWQPGQPPTLSRSLRPLLDLLELPAVRSPLARTELLSISNFSTLKQSSPLPLPPNAGEESDDILEQWLPRFQTQFQDSAKPLPVHVAADASHLLDWSNPGAILVSKIRFQGWTNGVLVILRSQPYVWTELDMQLLRTVSSQVSVAISQMQLQQQVQQQLQAQTLVERLTSAVRNGWATERIFQLALEGAIATLQVERGLVALYKYKDPLHKGRANSHRSGVRITVESLFPVPSSTAPVSSTSVASSRAGSEEEVSSKPSFQLSDCGLCQQVFAHPDLAIALPSYSESQCGVANLAEPIQAAEVFDLATLPSVLLVPLENQGTVLGILVVQQRQPRYWLPEEVAFLRMVAAQISTAIIQTRTLRQVNSLVDERTAQLQRSLDVQAKLYEKTRQQVEQLRRLNQVMEEFLSTVSHELLTPLTSMKVAIRMLREANLAPEQRDRYLEILEAQCAQETRLINDLLTLQKLESQSAMAQFQQLDLQYVLRDLQEAWADSLAEQQMTLEVEVPGRSLMIRTDPDSLHRILTELLTNAKKYGEVGSKILLKATLEVLESMPQVVVSLTNTGAGIAPEEIPVIFEKFRRGQGATQKAIPGIGLGLALVKGLAAHLSGAIAVTSQPLSGTDLWKTCFTLTLPQSPDLSR; this is encoded by the coding sequence ATGGCGAAGCGTTTCCCGCTATCCCAACATGACGATGCTCCAACCACAGCATCCTTCGAGTCAGCTTCCCCTAGCGATTCGCGAAGCGATCCCTTCGGGAATCGCCTAGACGCAGCACCAGACTGGCTCCAAATAGTGGTGGACAGTGCCTCCTCCGAAGTAGCGCTCGGTCAATTGCTAACGGTTCTTGCCCAGCGGCTTGGTGCAAGTGCCTGTGCAGTAGGCATCCTGAGCCGCAGCCAGGGCTTGACCCAAGCCTTCTACTGGCAGCCAGGACAGCCCCCCACTTTGTCTCGTTCGCTGCGGCCGCTGCTGGATCTGCTAGAATTGCCCGCCGTGCGATCGCCCCTCGCCAGAACGGAACTCCTGTCGATTTCAAACTTCTCCACCCTCAAGCAATCTTCCCCGCTGCCCCTGCCCCCAAACGCCGGGGAAGAGTCAGACGACATCCTGGAGCAGTGGCTGCCCCGATTTCAAACCCAATTTCAGGACAGCGCCAAACCTCTTCCGGTTCATGTCGCCGCTGATGCCAGCCATTTGCTGGATTGGTCAAATCCTGGGGCGATCCTGGTTAGCAAAATCCGGTTTCAGGGATGGACGAATGGCGTACTCGTCATTTTGCGATCGCAGCCTTACGTATGGACGGAATTAGACATGCAGCTACTCAGAACGGTTTCTAGCCAGGTTTCGGTCGCCATCTCTCAGATGCAACTCCAGCAGCAGGTGCAGCAGCAGCTTCAGGCTCAAACGCTGGTCGAGCGGCTCACTAGCGCGGTTCGCAACGGCTGGGCGACTGAGCGAATTTTTCAACTGGCGCTGGAGGGGGCGATCGCCACGTTGCAGGTCGAACGAGGTCTGGTAGCGCTGTATAAGTATAAAGACCCGCTCCACAAGGGCCGCGCCAACTCTCATCGGTCGGGCGTGCGAATCACGGTGGAAAGCCTGTTTCCAGTGCCCTCATCCACTGCGCCAGTGTCCTCGACTTCCGTGGCATCTTCCAGAGCAGGGTCTGAGGAAGAAGTCTCCTCCAAACCCTCATTTCAGCTATCGGACTGCGGGCTGTGTCAACAGGTATTTGCCCACCCCGATCTGGCGATCGCCCTGCCCAGCTATTCCGAATCGCAGTGCGGCGTGGCCAATTTGGCAGAGCCGATTCAGGCGGCGGAGGTGTTTGACCTGGCCACCCTGCCCAGCGTTTTGCTCGTTCCGCTCGAAAATCAGGGCACGGTCTTGGGCATTTTGGTGGTGCAGCAGCGCCAACCCCGCTACTGGCTCCCGGAAGAGGTCGCTTTTCTGCGGATGGTGGCGGCCCAGATCAGCACGGCAATTATTCAAACGCGCACCCTGCGCCAGGTCAACTCGCTGGTGGACGAGCGCACGGCCCAGCTTCAGCGCAGTCTGGACGTGCAGGCCAAGCTCTACGAAAAGACGCGCCAGCAGGTCGAGCAATTGCGGCGGCTGAATCAGGTGATGGAGGAATTTCTCAGCACCGTTAGCCACGAACTGCTGACTCCACTGACTAGCATGAAAGTGGCGATTCGGATGCTGCGGGAGGCAAATTTGGCTCCGGAGCAGCGCGATCGCTACCTGGAGATCTTAGAAGCCCAGTGCGCTCAGGAAACACGCCTGATTAACGACCTGCTGACTCTGCAAAAGCTGGAGTCGCAGTCCGCTATGGCGCAGTTTCAGCAGCTTGATTTGCAATATGTCCTACGCGATTTGCAGGAAGCCTGGGCAGATAGCCTGGCCGAACAGCAAATGACGCTGGAGGTCGAGGTTCCGGGGCGATCGCTGATGATTCGCACCGACCCCGACAGTCTGCACCGCATTCTCACTGAGCTGCTGACTAATGCCAAAAAATATGGTGAGGTTGGCAGCAAAATCCTCCTCAAAGCGACTTTGGAAGTTTTGGAATCTATGCCTCAGGTGGTGGTCAGCCTGACCAACACGGGCGCAGGCATTGCGCCAGAGGAAATTCCGGTGATTTTTGAAAAATTTCGCCGGGGCCAGGGCGCAACGCAAAAGGCAATTCCTGGCATTGGGCTGGGGCTGGCGCTGGTCAAGGGGTTGGCGGCTCATCTTAGCGGGGCGATCGCCGTTACCAGTCAGCCGCTCTCTGGCACCGATCTCTGGAAAACCTGCTTTACGCTTACGCTGCCCCAGTCTCCTGACCTAAGCCGTTGA
- a CDS encoding SRPBCC family protein, with translation MSNADLDLEPLALEDERLDLEPSLCSAVAVEVVPVGDRTRQISATIQIPQPSDRVWQVLTDYDHLADFIPNLQQSHRIPHPNGGIRLEQVGAQSLWKLKFKFCARVVLDMVENFPRELRFQMVEGDFKEFFGAWTLRPITDSSTDLTYTLTVQPSRMMPVGLIEKRLRRDLEVNLAAIYQRVEAIARQS, from the coding sequence ATGTCTAACGCCGATCTCGACCTGGAACCCCTTGCCCTGGAGGACGAACGCCTCGATCTGGAGCCGTCCCTGTGCAGCGCGGTGGCCGTTGAGGTGGTGCCCGTGGGCGATCGCACTCGGCAGATTTCGGCAACCATCCAGATTCCCCAACCGAGCGATCGTGTTTGGCAGGTGTTGACAGACTATGACCACTTGGCAGATTTTATTCCCAACTTGCAGCAGAGCCACCGCATCCCGCATCCCAATGGCGGAATTCGCCTAGAGCAAGTGGGCGCACAATCGCTCTGGAAGCTGAAATTTAAGTTTTGCGCCCGCGTAGTGCTAGATATGGTGGAGAACTTTCCCCGCGAACTGCGCTTTCAGATGGTGGAGGGAGACTTCAAAGAATTTTTCGGCGCTTGGACTCTCCGGCCCATCACTGACAGCAGCACCGATTTGACGTACACACTGACGGTGCAACCCTCGCGCATGATGCCCGTTGGCTTGATCGAGAAGCGCCTGCGCCGCGACCTGGAAGTGAACCTGGCCGCCATTTATCAGCGCGTCGAGGCGATCGCCCGCCAGTCCTAA
- a CDS encoding DUF6737 family protein, with protein sequence MSDSPNGSTAPLTAPQSVWQVKPWWCQPWSIVLTGTGLIGGSWLLLHRVWLTGLVSVPVLAWMGFFVLVYPRLWAAAMQAQQNAQQNMESDG encoded by the coding sequence ATGAGCGATTCCCCAAATGGTTCAACGGCTCCGCTGACGGCTCCCCAAAGCGTGTGGCAGGTCAAGCCCTGGTGGTGTCAGCCGTGGTCGATTGTGCTGACGGGCACGGGGCTGATCGGCGGAAGCTGGCTATTGCTGCATCGCGTCTGGCTAACGGGACTGGTGTCTGTGCCCGTGCTGGCGTGGATGGGCTTTTTTGTGCTGGTGTATCCCCGGCTCTGGGCGGCAGCCATGCAGGCGCAACAAAACGCTCAACAAAATATGGAATCTGACGGTTAG
- a CDS encoding sterol desaturase family protein — MSAIALAIAFLIAFIFASFVEYWVHRLMHFKPNSVGKRHVDHHRRNEGQGVVWEFLDYVKGSAIAMIVPFFFSAAWAPGWVAGALAFAAFSAYAHQLQHENPTKVFWMKMPVHYVHHKYGQWNHNFGLAVDWWDHIFRTYKPTEWLTEEELSRPERNYLQLRWW; from the coding sequence ATGAGCGCGATCGCCCTTGCTATTGCTTTTCTAATCGCCTTTATCTTTGCCAGCTTCGTTGAATACTGGGTTCACCGCCTAATGCACTTCAAGCCCAACAGTGTCGGCAAGCGACATGTTGACCATCATCGCCGCAATGAAGGCCAGGGCGTAGTCTGGGAGTTTTTGGATTATGTCAAAGGTAGTGCGATCGCCATGATCGTACCCTTCTTCTTCTCAGCCGCCTGGGCCCCCGGCTGGGTTGCGGGCGCACTCGCCTTCGCCGCATTCTCTGCCTACGCCCACCAGCTTCAGCACGAAAACCCCACCAAGGTGTTCTGGATGAAGATGCCTGTCCACTATGTTCACCATAAATATGGTCAATGGAACCACAACTTCGGGCTAGCTGTCGATTGGTGGGATCACATCTTCCGCACCTACAAGCCAACCGAGTGGCTGACCGAAGAAGAACTGAGCCGTCCTGAAAGAAACTACCTTCAACTCCGCTGGTGGTAA
- a CDS encoding B12-binding domain-containing radical SAM protein, which yields MRVLLLYPTFPKSFWSFEKALALVDRKALLPPLGLITVAAILPQDWEFKLVDRNVRAVTEAEWDWAEMVIISGMIVQADDMMDQIREAKRRGKSVAVGGPYATSLPHEPQGAGADFLILDEGEITLPMFVEAVQRGDTQGVFRANGEKPDVTTTPIPRFELLDLDAYDNMSVQFSRGCPFQCEFCDIIVLYGRKPRTKEPQQLLAELERLYELGWRRTVFLVDDNFIGNKRNVKLLLKELKVWMEEHQYPFHFNTEASVDLAKDPELMEMMVDCNFNAVFLGVETPDEDSLALTQKFQNTRDSLSDSVDAIIAAGLRVMAGFIIGFDGEKPGAGDRIVRFVEKTAVPTALFSMLQALPDTALWHRLEKEGRLRGKVANINQTTLMNFVPTRPLEEITREYVNAFWELYDPMTYLNRTYRHFLKLGTPKHKSKLRSVSWTVIRAMLIVFWRQGVVRKTRFRFWANLIGIFRHNPRVWDHYLSICALNEHFLEYRQIVKDEIESQLAEFLAEEARIQAEQARQTAAA from the coding sequence ATGCGTGTTCTGCTCCTATATCCTACGTTTCCAAAAAGCTTTTGGTCTTTCGAGAAAGCGCTGGCCCTCGTCGATCGCAAAGCACTCCTGCCGCCGCTGGGGCTGATTACCGTCGCCGCCATTTTGCCGCAGGACTGGGAATTTAAGCTGGTTGATCGCAATGTCCGCGCTGTTACTGAGGCGGAGTGGGATTGGGCAGAGATGGTGATCATCTCCGGCATGATTGTCCAGGCGGACGACATGATGGATCAGATTCGGGAAGCCAAGCGGCGCGGCAAATCGGTCGCAGTAGGCGGCCCCTACGCCACGTCGCTGCCCCACGAGCCGCAGGGCGCAGGCGCAGATTTCTTGATTTTGGACGAGGGCGAGATTACGCTGCCGATGTTTGTGGAGGCGGTGCAGCGGGGCGACACCCAAGGCGTGTTTCGTGCCAATGGCGAAAAGCCAGATGTCACGACTACGCCGATTCCCCGGTTTGAACTGCTGGATCTGGATGCCTATGACAACATGTCGGTGCAGTTTTCACGCGGCTGCCCGTTTCAGTGCGAGTTTTGCGACATCATCGTGCTGTATGGCCGCAAGCCGCGCACCAAGGAACCCCAGCAACTCTTGGCAGAACTGGAGCGGCTGTATGAACTGGGCTGGCGGCGCACAGTGTTCCTGGTGGATGACAACTTCATTGGCAATAAACGCAACGTGAAGCTGCTGCTGAAGGAGTTGAAAGTATGGATGGAGGAGCATCAGTATCCGTTCCACTTCAACACAGAAGCGTCGGTGGATCTGGCCAAAGACCCCGAACTCATGGAAATGATGGTGGACTGCAACTTTAACGCCGTCTTCTTGGGAGTAGAAACGCCGGATGAAGACAGCCTCGCCCTGACACAAAAGTTCCAAAACACCCGCGATTCGCTGTCGGATTCTGTGGATGCGATTATCGCAGCAGGGCTGCGGGTGATGGCAGGTTTTATTATCGGGTTTGATGGTGAAAAGCCAGGAGCGGGCGATCGCATCGTTCGGTTCGTCGAAAAAACCGCTGTGCCCACGGCCCTGTTCAGCATGTTGCAGGCGCTTCCTGACACTGCCCTGTGGCATCGACTGGAAAAAGAAGGGCGGCTGCGAGGCAAGGTGGCGAATATCAACCAGACCACGCTGATGAACTTTGTGCCGACGCGCCCTTTGGAGGAAATCACGCGGGAATACGTGAATGCGTTTTGGGAACTCTACGACCCGATGACGTATCTGAACCGCACCTATCGCCACTTTCTGAAGCTGGGCACGCCGAAGCACAAGTCCAAGCTGCGATCGGTGTCGTGGACGGTGATTCGCGCCATGCTAATCGTGTTCTGGCGGCAGGGCGTGGTTCGCAAGACGCGCTTCCGCTTCTGGGCAAACCTGATTGGCATCTTCCGCCACAATCCCCGCGTGTGGGATCACTATTTGTCAATCTGTGCGCTCAATGAGCATTTCCTGGAATATCGCCAGATTGTCAAGGACGAGATCGAGTCGCAGCTTGCGGAGTTTTTGGCCGAAGAAGCCCGGATTCAGGCGGAGCAGGCAAGACAAACCGCAGCTGCGTAG
- a CDS encoding DUF561 domain-containing protein, translated as MTTNATLQTALQQRTALKVISGLTNFEGDRVCAIVRAAEQGGATFVDIAASADLVRRVKGLISLPVCVSAVDPEAFVPCVEAGADLIEIGNFDAFYAQGRRFEAAEVLELTRRTRALLPQVTLSVTVPHVLTLDQQVQLAEELVNAGADLIQTEGGTSSQPTHPGTLGLMEKAAPTLAAAYEISKAVRVPVLCASGLSSVTAPLAIAAGASGVGVGSAINQLNSEVAMVAAVRSIVEAITTPVNVRQ; from the coding sequence ATGACCACGAATGCCACGCTTCAAACGGCGCTCCAGCAGCGGACGGCGCTGAAGGTAATTAGCGGACTGACCAACTTTGAGGGCGATCGCGTCTGTGCTATCGTGCGTGCAGCGGAACAGGGCGGCGCGACGTTTGTGGATATCGCTGCCAGCGCCGATTTAGTACGCCGAGTCAAAGGGCTGATCTCGCTGCCCGTGTGCGTGTCCGCCGTTGATCCCGAAGCCTTTGTGCCTTGCGTCGAAGCCGGAGCCGACCTGATCGAAATCGGCAACTTCGATGCATTTTATGCCCAGGGTCGTCGGTTTGAAGCAGCGGAAGTGTTGGAACTGACCCGCCGCACCCGCGCCCTGCTGCCCCAGGTCACACTCTCCGTCACGGTGCCCCATGTTCTGACACTGGATCAACAGGTACAACTGGCGGAAGAACTGGTCAACGCTGGAGCCGACCTGATCCAGACCGAAGGCGGCACCAGCAGCCAGCCTACCCACCCCGGCACGCTGGGTCTGATGGAAAAAGCAGCCCCTACCCTTGCCGCCGCCTATGAAATCTCCAAAGCGGTGAGGGTGCCCGTGCTGTGTGCGTCGGGGCTGTCGAGCGTGACGGCTCCACTGGCGATCGCCGCTGGAGCATCAGGCGTGGGCGTGGGGTCTGCCATCAACCAGCTCAATAGCGAAGTGGCAATGGTCGCTGCGGTGCGGAGTATCGTGGAGGCGATCACCACCCCGGTCAACGTCCGTCAATAG
- a CDS encoding phycobiliprotein lyase — MLNFQDFFTDCAGFWKTERIYHFLLKGDIERSYTEFRADSLDAAQKQQILKTASPSGELAGIRLDLDQAALGHNCPGFAISFDTESERGEKVSMSLKALFVPDALVLHADERYQGLALPAAAQVSMAPESEVIQGFYLRDEGYSEAGAIAGRFTYQPIRQTLEMTTFYNRSVAVDQMRFIAPDVRMRTIVTYQRPLAGETPTVIDLIGFGVERKS, encoded by the coding sequence ATGTTGAATTTTCAAGACTTCTTCACAGACTGCGCTGGATTTTGGAAGACGGAACGGATTTATCATTTCCTGCTGAAGGGCGATATTGAACGCTCCTATACAGAGTTTCGGGCAGACTCTCTCGATGCAGCGCAAAAGCAGCAAATTCTCAAAACGGCTTCGCCATCGGGTGAATTGGCTGGAATTCGGCTGGATCTCGATCAGGCGGCCCTGGGTCACAACTGTCCTGGCTTTGCCATTTCCTTTGATACGGAATCAGAACGGGGCGAAAAGGTGTCGATGAGCCTGAAGGCGCTGTTTGTGCCCGACGCGCTGGTGCTTCATGCCGACGAACGCTACCAGGGATTGGCGCTGCCCGCGGCGGCACAGGTGTCTATGGCTCCGGAGAGCGAGGTGATCCAGGGCTTTTATCTGCGGGATGAGGGCTATTCTGAGGCGGGGGCGATCGCCGGCCGATTTACCTATCAGCCCATTCGCCAGACCCTAGAAATGACGACGTTTTATAACCGCTCTGTGGCGGTGGATCAGATGCGGTTTATTGCGCCAGACGTGCGGATGCGAACCATCGTCACCTATCAGCGTCCGCTCGCAGGCGAAACGCCGACGGTGATTGACCTGATTGGCTTTGGTGTAGAGCGCAAAAGCTAG
- a CDS encoding MFS transporter: protein MLNRLTESSPKTWLWSFCICAGMLVYFTQVTVLFPVLPLYVTQRWQDVGVGFVVGAMAAGLLLFRPLIGWLIDHWGRKPVLWLGLGLMVVVLPLYGWSPDPTWLMGARVLHGISQAAFATASQTLLVDVVPTHRRTALLGYLAMSNTIGFSLGPMLGAIAFAHAGFVPVIGAMAGLTLLGFVLTLPLPWKTAASSEASSAAVSNKSSKSSRSSKSSRSSKSGELAPEKAAFPWNVILQFPVRDATLLFFTGSFLHGAVVTFLPLLVSNAAVFYSLNALVAVLVRFALGRWGNRVSPRWVVSVGILCSGIGLVGVAIAPTFLILWSVVYGLGFGSLFPVLSSIVSFAAPLTVRGRVYSVFLAGFDSGMTLGGAGVQPLSQIFPLSVLFLMLGGLGCSISGLAFRQFSRPIERI from the coding sequence TTGCTGAACCGTCTGACCGAATCTTCTCCTAAAACCTGGCTCTGGTCGTTTTGTATCTGCGCCGGAATGCTGGTGTATTTTACTCAAGTGACGGTGCTATTTCCGGTACTGCCGCTGTATGTGACCCAGCGCTGGCAGGACGTGGGCGTGGGGTTCGTGGTCGGGGCAATGGCGGCGGGACTGCTGCTGTTTCGTCCGCTGATTGGCTGGCTGATTGATCATTGGGGACGGAAGCCCGTCCTCTGGCTAGGACTGGGGCTGATGGTCGTGGTTTTGCCGCTGTATGGGTGGTCGCCTGATCCGACCTGGCTAATGGGGGCACGAGTGCTGCACGGCATCAGCCAGGCCGCCTTTGCCACGGCCTCGCAAACGCTGCTGGTAGACGTGGTGCCAACCCATCGCCGCACGGCGCTGCTGGGCTATCTGGCTATGTCCAATACGATTGGATTTTCGCTGGGGCCAATGTTGGGGGCGATCGCCTTTGCACATGCAGGCTTTGTGCCTGTGATTGGAGCAATGGCGGGGCTGACGCTGCTGGGATTTGTGCTAACCCTGCCGTTGCCCTGGAAGACGGCTGCAAGTTCAGAAGCATCATCCGCTGCCGTCTCAAATAAATCAAGTAAATCAAGCAGGTCAAGTAAGTCAAGCAGGTCAAGTAAGTCAGGCGAGCTTGCTCCAGAAAAGGCAGCTTTTCCGTGGAACGTGATTTTGCAGTTTCCGGTGCGCGATGCCACGCTGCTGTTCTTCACCGGGTCATTTTTGCATGGTGCAGTGGTCACGTTTTTGCCGCTGCTGGTGTCCAACGCGGCCGTATTTTATAGCCTAAACGCGCTGGTAGCAGTGTTGGTGCGGTTTGCGCTGGGGCGCTGGGGCAACCGCGTGTCGCCGCGCTGGGTGGTGAGTGTGGGAATTCTGTGTTCTGGGATAGGGCTGGTGGGCGTGGCGATCGCCCCCACCTTTCTGATCCTCTGGTCAGTCGTATACGGCTTGGGATTTGGCTCGCTGTTCCCGGTGCTGTCTTCCATCGTGTCCTTTGCAGCACCGCTCACGGTGCGAGGACGAGTCTACAGCGTTTTCCTAGCGGGGTTTGATAGCGGCATGACCTTGGGTGGAGCGGGGGTTCAGCCGCTGTCTCAGATCTTTCCGCTGAGCGTTCTGTTTCTGATGCTGGGGGGACTGGGTTGCAGCATCAGCGGA